Sequence from the Bacillus mesophilus genome:
TTGTTTCCGTTATTTATAGAAAGCACTTTCATTATTGTTGGTACTAAGGGTTTACAGCTTCTGTTTTGAATCATCACAATAATTATTTTTTTTAATAAAATGAAGTAACGGATTATAATTTGGTCTATTTTTGTCAACAAATGAAGATAGGTCTGATTGAATTACGGAGGAAGCCATGAAATTACAACAACGACTAGAGCAGCTCCCAAATCAGGAAAGAGCCTTCATGATTGGGTCAGTTGAAACAATTCACGAGCAATGGGTTTTCTTTGATGAACAGGATGAACCTTCTGCTTTGATAGATATCATTAATGATTCCTATCAAATTAAAATTAATAATCAATGGGAAACCTTTGAATCATTCGAAGATGGAATGGCGCTAGGAAAACAAGTGTATGCAGTAAGAAATGGAGACATCTTTAAAATTCAAAAACCACTGAACTATGTGTATCAAGAATGGTTAAATGAGCTTACAGATGAAGCTTTTTCAAAACTGATTACCCTATTAAACACTCTTCAATTTTCATTATTTGATTGCATTTACTGTCACAATTTCTTATTCTACAAAGTCCAAACCAAACCAATTAACGGGGTTAACTTCATTGTATTTGATAACGGTGAAGAACTGTGTTCAGTACATCATCATTTTAAACGAGGAGCTACTCGAAGTGACCGATTCGAGGTAACAATTAATAATGGTAAAAGGCATATATTATCAAGCCTTTGAACAAACATGACAGGATTCTCTATTGAGATCCTGTTTTTGTTTATATCGCCACCTGATAACCGGTAGAAGGCTACTGAACCGTTCTTTTCCTTATAAAAAGGCTATGTTAAACATTGTTGTTGATTTTCGTTACAGGACACTCGCTTTCCGCGGGCGAGTCCGTGAGCCTCCTCGGCGAAAAGCGCGCCTGTGGGGTCTCCCGTGACCCGCTCTCCCGCAGGAGTCTCGCGTCCTTCCACTACAATCACCACTGCAAAAAATCAATACTGGTCTTTAACACAACCTAAAAAAAGCCCATTCATTAGAAAATGGGCTCTTTACCATATAACTTTTATCCTAGAATTCCGTATCCATATACGAATACTAAAACCAATGAGATCACTAATTGAATCCAAAATATCTTAGTAGGCTTTCCTTTACTTCCTCTAGTTAAAATAAACTCCATACAGAAAATTACCCATAAACCTACAAGTGCTTTAATATTTGCCGCTCCTTGAAATTGATAATAAGCAGCAAGTAGATGTAAGCCCGTTCCTAAAACAAGTAAATACAATAGACGCAGAACCATCTGGATAATTTTTAGTGGTTTTTGTTTATTTGCTCTTAGAAGATAAACAGCAACAAAAAACAATACTAACGTTAAAAACCATGTTGTTACGTGTACATGAATCATATGTAATCCTCCTTATTTCTTGCACTTGTCCAAAACTATCATACACGATTTATATGTAAAAATGAAGATTAAGCTTTGATTTTAACAATTTGGAGCACAATATTGTTATAATGTAAGTTGACTTTGAAAAGTACTTACAATTATGAGAATGGAGGATTATTCATGACAAAAACTCAAGAAATTATTTCACAAACAGAAAAGTATGGAGCGAATAACTACCATCCACTACCTATTGTTGTAGCAAAAGCTGAAGGTGTTTGGGTTGAAGATCCAGAAGGTAACAAATATATGGATATGCTTAGTGCTTATTCCGCGGTTAACCAAGGCCATCGTCATCCTAAGATTATTCAGGCCCTTAAGGATCAAGCGGACAAAATTACACTAACATCTCGTGCTTTCCATAATGACCAATTAGGTCCATGGTATGAAAAGGTATCTAAGCTAACGGGTATGGAAATGGTATTGCCTATGAACACAGGAGCTGAAGCAGTTGAAACTGCTGTAAAGGCAGTTCGTCGTTGGGCTTATGATGTAAAAGGTGTTCAGGATGACCAAGCTGAGATCATTGTAGCTGAAGAAAACTTCCATGGACGTACAATGACTGCTGTATCTATGTCTTCAAATGATGAATACAAGCGTGGGTTTGGTCCAATGCTTCCTGGAATAAAGATTATTCCTTATGGTGATACCGAAGCACTAAAGGCAGCAATTACACCAAATACAGCTGCATTTATCTTTGAACCGATTCAAGGAGAAGCTGGGATTAAAATTCCTCGTGAGGGCTTCTTGAAGGAGGCACTCAATATCTGTAAAGAAAACAATGTGTTATATGTAGCAGATGAAATTCAAGCAGGACTTGCTCGTTCTGGTAAGATGTTTGCTTGTGACTGGGAAGATGTGAAGCCTGATATGTATATTTTAGGTAAAGCATTAGGAGGCGGAGTATTCCCGATTTCATGTGTAGCTGCAAACCGAAATGTACTAGGCGTTTTTGAGCCAGGTTCACACGGTTCTACATTTGGTGGAAATCCACTAGCATGTGCAGTATCAATTGCAGCACTTGATGTGTTAGTAGAGGAAAAGCTTGCAGATAGATCCCTGGAGTTAGGTACATATTTCGCTGATCAGTTAAAAGAAATTAAAAATCCAATTATTAGTGATGTTCGTGGTAAAGGACTATTTATTGGAGTTGAATTGAAAGAACCTGCTCGTTCTTATTGTGAAAAACTAAAGGAAAAAGGGTTACTTTGTAAAGAAACACATGAGAATGTAATCCGCTTTGCTCCTCCATTAGTAATATCTAAGGAAGATCTAGACTGGGCAATCACACAAATCAAAGAAGTATTGGCATAATATTGTAAAGATATATAATATAAAAACGCTAAGGTGATTGTTACCTTAGTGTTTTTTCTTTTCTTACCAGTCTTCTCCCAGCAAAAACTATTTAACAAGAGTATCAACTTCATGCCCCTGCCAAAAGATTCACTATATTCTTTATAATGTTAAATTTTTCATACCATGCATGATTATCCTTTTATTGGAAAATATATCATTAAAACAATAGGAGGAATACATATGACAAGTATCGTAGAGGCGGTTAAGGATTTATTGCAAACAAATTTTGATAATGAACCCAAAGCCCCCCTTCATGTTGGTGAGGTTATGAGTTGTTGGATGTATTTAGCATTAATGGATGAAGCAACCATTTACTTACAAATTGGTATTAATACAACAAATGATGATGAAGTAAGAAAACTTTTAATTGATAGCATGAAGCAATGCTCAACTCAAGCTAATCGATTTAAAGACCTTATGAGAAAAGAAGGAATACACCAACCTCCAACAAGTGAACCACGCCCAGATTCAGAGCCAAACTCAGTGCCATTAGGAGCTAAGCTAACAGATGAGGAAATCATGAATGGATTAAGTTTAAAAACGGCAACAGCAGTTATTCATTGTGCCACTGCTGCCAGCCAAGCTATTAGAGTAGATATTGGAGCAGCCTTTACACATTGTTTGTTAGAAAAGCTTAAATTCGGAGCATCTTTGAGAGAAGCAATGAGAAAAAGAGGTTGGATTAAAGTGCCACCCTATTATTATCCACCAGGAGCACCTAAACACTAGGTGCTCTTTTTATATTTACAATCAACCTATAAATCCCTTCTGGTCCTTCCTTCACAGTGTAAACATCATTAACAAATCCTTGTATTCAATGTCCTTTACACTTAGTCCTCGTAAAAAAAGAAAATATAAATATTGCATAGAAACCTCTTTCTTACAAATACACATTTTACTGTTGGTTTTTTAGAAGTTTTGTAGGTTTTTCACTAATTTTGACGAATGCGTTTTACCTATTACTCTATTGTGTATAATATATCTAAATTAGTCAGATGGTATGACAATTCAATATGCAAGGGATAGAAGTTAATGCTAGAATTATTAATTGAAGAAAAAAGAGCAGAAATGATTGGTTTAGCTATGAAACTTGGTTTTACAGCTAAAGAAACAGTCGCATGTAGTCAAGAATTAGATGAATTAATACATAGAAAACTTACTTCCTTCCCCGCTATGGTGCTTAGTGGGATTTAGTAGGTAAAACGGTGATCTGTAATGACTTATCTGAACATGGATGGGTCATTTTTATGGTTGTTTTCATGCAAACACATAAGACGTTATTAACATTTCCTATAGAGACAAAGAGAGACTACTAGTCGTAGTCTCTCTCTTTATGGTGTTATCATTTCAAGTCGATCGATCTTCATTTGACCCCATGGAGCTATTTTTATATACGCTTCCATATTACCGCGCTGCTCTTCTAACTCTTTACCGGTACCTTCTGGAATGAAATAACGCTCAAGGCCGTATTCGATAAACAGTTCATCCTCATCAAAATCATAGATGTAGCGACCTTTTAAAGTAACTTGATGATCCTCAAGCTCTGGTTCTTTTGTACTAACAGTAATCGCCTGATAATATTCGCCTTCTTGCTCTAATACTACATATACCTGTTGCTCATACGCTAATTCTTCAGAATCAATATAAAGTTTTTTTGGAATGGTTGAGATCGAGTATTGCAGAACGACATAGTCCCCGTAGAATATATCTCTAGGGTCCACAGGTTCTGTCTTCAAACGAATCTCCTTTCCAAACCAATCTATTGCATAAAAAGATGCTGACATAACTAGAAGGAGCATTACCTGTAAAAGAACGACTACGTAAAAAAGAGTTCGCTTAGTCATGTCTCTTCACCCCTTTTACAAGTTGACGTCTTCGTTTTTCTAACAACCAGCTTAAGATAAATAATATAATTCCCCCTAGTAAGAAGAAAATTGATTTTGGCATAAAATCCCAAGCCAGTTGAATATAACCAATGAAAGCACTTAGTAAAAATAACATCGTCCCAAACGTTGCTTTTTCTGTAAGTTCTTCTCGATATCCAATCACTAAGAGACTAATAGAATAGATAAACAGAAGGAGCATATATAGTACATCGACCATGACTCCAACATAAAAGACAGGTAAATATAATAGGAGATCGGTAACATCTAAACTCTTCTTCTTTAACCAATAAAATAATCCGAAAAGGATGACTAGAATAAATGGATAAACGGTTAATCCATTTGTATTAATACCTTCATATTGTAAAAAAGAATCAAACGTGAAAATGGTAAAAATAGATACAAGAATCGCACTGATCTGCATAAACAATTGAATGGGCCTTTTTATTTGATCCTTTTTTAGCCACTCACTCATCACATATAAAGCTAAAAAGAATATAAACAATACATGATAATTCCACTCTTCACTTATTACAAGAAACAAAGCTGTCAGCGAATAAGAAAAGGAGAAAAGCACACTAATGATTGTATGTGGGCGGTGATAAACGAAATGCCCTACTCCAAAAAATAATAAAAGTGCGAGAATGTAGCTAAACGCTGAGAACTGAAACATAGTATATAATTGTCCTACTGTAATAATTGCCATAGTTACGATGAGTAGGAACTTACTTTTCCAAAGTTGAACAACCAATAAACCTGCAAGTGCCCATATTATAAAGGCCCTAGCATCATAGGATTGAAAATGATACATCTGACCGAGCAAAAAAATGCCTGCCCCAAACGAAATTATTCCAATTCCTAACAGGCTATTACCTATTCGCTCATTACCGTTTCTATGTGCACGCTCACCAGCTAGGTAAAACCCACTCATAACGATAATGATAATGAATACGCGAACCAAATCATGAATACCGTCCCAGTTAGATGCAATAAACGATAAGATCCCTAATCCAATTAGGATACTTGCGAATACTGGGAGCAAATTTGATGTCTGTTCCTTTTTATAACGATTTACTATTTGTTCATATTGATCCTCACTAATTAGCTCATCTCTGACCCACTTTCTACCTTCTTTTTCAACCCACTTTCTCATCAGCCTTCCCTCCTTTTAAATGGTTGAACTCGACCATACGTTAAACTTCTCCATACCCATTCAATGGGTCCATATACAAAGTACCTCAACCAAATGTAGCTACATATTACCTGACTGATATAGATGAATATTGTGAGTAAAAAAGCTTGGAAATAGGTGATCTCACCATAAAACCCTAGACCGTATCCATAAAAAATGGTTGTACAGATTATAGATTGAAGTAAGTAGTTAGATAGCGACAATCTTCCAACATATGAAAAAGGCTTTAAAATGGTATGCCAGAAACTTTTCTCCATCAATAAAACAATCGAGGTAGCATAAAAGAGCGCTAGTGCTGGACCTCCGATTGCGTCTTGAATATACTCCGTAGCAACATTCTTTGTCGTCAAATAAGGAAGTAGTTTAGTTGGCACTGCAGTCACCAGCGAGATGCCCCACATAACCCAGATCATTTTTTTATGTTCCTTACTATTTTTAAACCAGTTTACCTTTGCCACATAAGCACCAAGTAAGAATAATGGAAGAAGCGAAATCAAAAGGAAAAATGCGGATTCAAAGTTATTAACAAAAAAGTAATCAGTTACTCTCTGTGATGTCGCTTCAAAAAAAGTCCCGTACTTATAATGTTGAAAAGACTCTTCAATCATCATTTCATTTCGGGGCAACTGAGCGTTTTCCGGTGAAAAAATGGAAAGTAGTAATAATAACCCACTTAAAAGAACAGCAGGGACTAATAAAATAGAAAGACTAGTAATGAACAAGCCCTTAGGACTCGCTTGATAAAACAAAAGTAGGATTCCTCCGATTAAGGCATATGTTATTAGAATATCTCCATGCCATATTAGCGTAGCATGAATGATACCGATCACAAGTAATACAATTAGACGTCTCATATATAATCGCTTATAGGAATGTCCCTTTGCTTTTGCCCGGTCTAGAAAAATAATCATTCCAAAGCCGAATAAAAATGAAAAAAGGGTATAAAAGCTTGCCTGCGCAAAAATATCAATTAAACTGGTAATCCATGAATCCAGTGCAGATTCGTGGTCTAGAGTTCCTAAATATAAGGCAGGTGAATGGAAGGAAGACATATTGACAAGAAATATTCCAAGAATGGCAAAACCACGAATCACATCAATAGATTGCATTCTTTCATGATCAGAAATTGGATTTGTATTTAGCATTATTAATCTCCATTTTATTTTATAGGTGTCTCATTCTATTATACTTCGTTATTGCTAATATTTGCTAATTAATCCGTCTTGTAAACAAAAACGGGCTTTTATCATAGGATATCCCATGGAATTCTTTTATAAAGGGTGTTTTGTATGCCAGCAATTGTAGGTGCAGTAAAAGTTATAAGTATCGGGGCTTCAAGTGTCTTTAATATTGGGGATGTATTTATGATTACCCCTACTTCAACAGCAAAAACCTTTTCTGGAGCTGGTTCCTTTAATACAGGAGATGGTCTTCGCGTTATAAATAATCAAAGTGCAACCAATACCCAGGACTCTGATGTGGTTGACCAGCCAGTAGTTGATTTAGCGTAAAGGAGGATACTATGAACTTCTATATCCATCAAAATATAAATATAAATATGTTGAAGGTTGGGAGTGTTTCAAACTCCTCAGTTCTTCAAATCGGGAGTGCAGGTTTGATAAAGCCTTTATCAAATCTATATAATACAGGTGGTTTTAAGGAACCAGCTCCAGTAGCCGGTTCTCCAGGCGGAGCTCTTGAAGGACCTGTCGTACCACTTACACCTCCCACATCCTAATTCTTACTATTTTATCTAGGCATTCACCCATTTCATCTTTCAACATATGATAAAGAATAAACCGTGGACTTCGTATGTTACGCTATTCTGAATTGAAAAGGGTGAGAAGTTATATGTATTACAACCAATATGATTTGACCGGATATTTTCAACAAATCAATCAGTATATTCAACACCAGCAAACCGAGATTACTAGCCTCCAAAAATCAGTTCAAGCCCTTCAGGCAGAACTAAAAGAACTAAAAACAAAGCCTACAACCAATATCGAGAAGATTGAATATAAGTTTGATCAATTAAAGGTGGAAACATTAGAAGGTACGTTAAATATTGGATTAAACCCTTATAATACAGACCAGGTCGAAGAGTTTGCTGTTAATCAAGGGGCTATGAATGTACCTCAAACACCTCAATTCAATCCACAGATACAGGAAAGAATTCGCCAGTCCATACATGAGCATCTGGAGGAAAATGGCTATCGGACCATTCAGGAAATTGAACAAAAATTAGGAATTCCTCCAAATGAATCCTATTATGATTTTATGATTGAAGATGTAAAGAGACAGCTTGATGGTCGGATTACCTATTATATAGAACAAACTCCATCGCAGCACTGGGGTACTGAAGAGCGTTCAGGCCAAGCCACTGAACAAATTACCCAGAAGCTAAAATATGACATAGAGCAAGCATTCGTGGCTTTTATTCAACATCTACCTAATGAATGGAAGGGTGAAAAAAGATGAATTTCACGGTCGTAAATAAAGGAATTCAGGTAGGGCACATAAAAGTGGTGGGCGTATCATCCTCTTCTGTCTTTCTGATCGGTGACACAGAAACAATAGCTCTTTCATCCACATTTGATACACCACCTGAATCGCTCATTATTGGACCATTTGTACCATTAAAATAAGGAGGGCCAAACCTCATGTATCGTCGAACCTCTATTGTACCCAACATCTATATAAACTCATTGGCCTTTAGTTCTGTCTTTGAGATCGGTGATGCGGATACTATCCAAGCGAACTCAAGGGCAATAGCCGTTCAAAGGCAATTTCCTTTATTTGTAGAAGGAGAAGCTGATTTTTCTGATTATCAAATTTTTTCAGAGCCTATTCCAAGCCCAGATCCAGATGAAACAGTCTCGACAACGTTTATTCACGAAAACCCTGTTATTAAAGTACAGTCAATGTATGTGATTGGTGTCTCCAATTCATCTGTTATTCAAGTTGGTTCTTCAAGAAGTGTTAACGCTGAGGCGAGAGTAAAGCATATACGCCAACTTCTAGATTAATTTCTTTAAAACTAGGTCGAACCAATCTCCTTTTTCCACATAGGCTATTATATAAGTAATTTGTAGTGTCTAATGGCCACCTTGAAGTCAGTCAAGAGGAAAGGTCGACACTAGGTATAAAGGGTGTACTCTAATGCCATCAATCGTTGGACCGATTACCATTAACAGTGTTAGCGGAGGCGTCATTAATTTTGGAGACTCTTTAAATATATCGCCAACGAGCTCTTCAAAAACAAATGCAGGATCTGGTGCTTTTAATACAGGAGAATGGATTTGTACAAATAACGGAATTAGTGCCACAAATACAATTGATCCTGACCTTAATGATCAGCAAACAACGGATGTTAATTAAGATAGTAGAAAAAAGAATTTGTAAAGCGACTCCTTAGATAAAGGAATTCGTTTAGCTTTGACTAGAAAAATAAGTTTGATAGTACAAAAAAGGCTTCCCATGGTGGAAGCCTTTTTTCTTATCGTCCTTTTTGCTTTCTTTCGTTCGATTTTCTAATTCGCATCAATTTACCAGATGGTTGCTTTCTGATCCATTTTACAAAACTCATTAGTTTTTCATCCTGCCGTAGGTCTTCAATAGTTGATAAGCGAATCGCCAATTCCTCATTTGTGTAGAGAGCATGAATTTGCTTATGACATGGAATACATAAAGTGGCAGTAGCTCCAAACGTTCCGCCTTTTTCTTTAGGGAGAAGATGATGAATGGTCGTTTCAACACCAGTACGCCCGCATAGCTCACATCGATCCAGCCTCTTCACCTCCACGAATACAGTAAGTACTATTAATGTACCCAGTGATGATTGGTCTTACAAAAATGATGTTATAAAATTTCTAACCTAACTCTTGTTCCAATCCCCGAAGGTTCAGCAGCCTCGACAATTAATTTCTTTTGGAGTCTTTGTCTCAACTCATGAACATGGCTGATTACTCCTACAGAAAGACTATTGCTGTGTAACTTTTCTAATGCTGTGATGACTGTATCTAATAAATCACCATCTAATGTACCGAATCCCTCATCTAGGAAGAAAAACTGAAGAGGGTACTCTCCCCTCAGCTGAATTTGAGCCGATAATGCTAGTGCTAATGCCAATGAAGTTAAGAAGGTTTCACCACCTGATAAGGTATTTACAGGTCTTCGCACCCCTCCATTTGCATCATCTCTCATGATAAAGCCACCAGAAGAGTCAACTTCTATCGCATATCTTTGTCTAGTTAACAATCCTAACCGCTCAGAAGCGTCTCTTGCCACTCGAACAAGCTGCTCTTCTGCCAAAAATTCTACAAAGCTATTTCCTTTTAATACTTGTTGAAGCTTACCAAGCTGTTCGACCTTTTGGCTAATGTTTAAGCGAACATCCTCTAATTCTGAGTATCTTGCATGCTTCTCTTTCAACGATATTAGCGTTTGGTTAATCGAACCCTTTTGTTCTACTAAAACTTGTAATTCTTCCTTCATCTCAATAAAGATAGCTGAGGTTTGCTTCCATATTTCCTCGGTTATTTGATTGTCCCCAATTAACTTACTTACCTTATCTAATTCGTGGTTAATTTGCTTTACTTCATCTATATAGTTCTGAAGCTCTTCTTTTAGACCCTTGCTTTGTTCAGGAGGTATAATGACAGCTTGAAGTTCTGCTAGTGTAGTAAACTCAGAATCTTTACTTTGTTCTACCCATTTTTCATTTGCCTTTTGAAGCTGATGTTGTAAATCATTTAATAGGCTAATGTGAGTTTTAAGTTCTCCCTCTATCCCCTGAATCTTACGTCCTATTTCCTGATAAATTTCTTGCTCTTCTTTTTCTTGTTTATAAAGGTGCTCAAGCTGAAGTTCAACATCCTTTAATAATTTGTCTACATCCCCATCGTTGGTGATCTGTTGAATCTGTTGAATTAGTTCAAGACAACGTTCTTGTTTATGTTTATATTGACCTTGTAGTTCAATTTGCGTTTTTTCTAATTTAGTAACATGGTCCTTAGCACTACTTACTGCCAGCTCTTTATCCTCCAGAAACGAAACACTCTTCTCGATTCTCGCATGCAGTGACTGTGCTTCTTGATCTTGCGCGACTAATTCCTTTAAACGTTCATTAAATGTTTCAAGCTGGAAGTTTGGAAATTCATTCGCCCATTTTCCAAGAGCTTCTCGTTCCTCTTGCTGAAACTTGTCCATTTTATTTTTTAGTTGTTCTAGCTCTTCATTGCTGATCTTAATAACTTGAACATGTTCAGCTAACTGTTGCTGTAGCTGATTTTTATGTTTTAATTCCTTCTGAACCTGCTCTTTCCGTTGCAGGACATCTTGGCTAATTCCTTTAATTTCTGTTATAAGCAACTCAATTTCACTCATATTTATAACTGATTCAGTTTGTGAGCTTACGAGTGGAGCAGAAAACAGCGTAGTGCTAATCCCTTCATTTATAAGCAGGTCTGCTAATTGCTCAAGTGAAAGCTTTAAAGAAATAACCTGTGGAATCACCTGATGTAACTGAGCTAGAGAATCTTTTCTATTCTTCATTTGTGCTTCCATCTCAATATCTTCTGAGCCTGAAAGAATGTGTGTATTTGGATGCTCTGTTGAGCCACAGACTGGACACGGCTCCCCTTCTTGTAAGCGATTTGCAAGATGTTCCGCAAGCTTTTTCTCCCGATTTTGTTCCTGCTCTGTTCTGAGTTTTTCAATCGAGTTTTCAGTCATATGCTTTGCAAATTCTAGTTTTCTCTCCTGCTCACAAATTTGCTCATACATGCTTTCTACACTTTTAAAGGAGCTTACTAGCCTTGAGTGAAGTTCCTCATTTTCTCTAGTATGATTCCGTAAAAGTTCCTGTTTCCCCTCAACTTGCTTGTATCGATCTTTATATGACATTTTCAGCTCTTCTATTTGCTGTCGCACATGCTCAATATACTGCCTTTGTTCTCGAGCCCTTTGGTATTGCTCACGAGTGTCCGCAGAAATCGAGATCTTACTAAGCTGCTGTTTAAGCTCTTTTTGTTTA
This genomic interval carries:
- a CDS encoding AAA family ATPase; protein product: MKPIVLSIAGLHSFREKQEIDFESLCEGGVFGIFGPTGSGKSSILDAMTLALYGKVERAANQTQGIMNHAEDELSVSFTFELLHSSGTKRYLVERSFKRADDIRLRAGSCRLIEKGEESFVLADKTGEVNQKIQELLGLTIEDFTRAVVLPQGKFAEFLSLKGVDRRQMLQRLFHLERYGDELSKKVKARLQEASQKVKEIEAEQVGLGDASQEAIDMATKEASDLEILLTKRKIELTEIEKKYENQTKLWQWEQEKQHLVKTLQSLQVKEQTMNAIEIQVKRSDQAVKLLPYAEELSHSESRYQSTLEAKVLLEKALSDRRENYKKAEEKYIEANKNRILEEPLLLSKKDKLTSAKELTITKLQVENEVKELTNKLNTLHEKLEIEQKTYLENKSLLDRGQLKQKELKQQLSKISISADTREQYQRAREQRQYIEHVRQQIEELKMSYKDRYKQVEGKQELLRNHTRENEELHSRLVSSFKSVESMYEQICEQERKLEFAKHMTENSIEKLRTEQEQNREKKLAEHLANRLQEGEPCPVCGSTEHPNTHILSGSEDIEMEAQMKNRKDSLAQLHQVIPQVISLKLSLEQLADLLINEGISTTLFSAPLVSSQTESVINMSEIELLITEIKGISQDVLQRKEQVQKELKHKNQLQQQLAEHVQVIKISNEELEQLKNKMDKFQQEEREALGKWANEFPNFQLETFNERLKELVAQDQEAQSLHARIEKSVSFLEDKELAVSSAKDHVTKLEKTQIELQGQYKHKQERCLELIQQIQQITNDGDVDKLLKDVELQLEHLYKQEKEEQEIYQEIGRKIQGIEGELKTHISLLNDLQHQLQKANEKWVEQSKDSEFTTLAELQAVIIPPEQSKGLKEELQNYIDEVKQINHELDKVSKLIGDNQITEEIWKQTSAIFIEMKEELQVLVEQKGSINQTLISLKEKHARYSELEDVRLNISQKVEQLGKLQQVLKGNSFVEFLAEEQLVRVARDASERLGLLTRQRYAIEVDSSGGFIMRDDANGGVRRPVNTLSGGETFLTSLALALALSAQIQLRGEYPLQFFFLDEGFGTLDGDLLDTVITALEKLHSNSLSVGVISHVHELRQRLQKKLIVEAAEPSGIGTRVRLEIL